One genomic window of Caenorhabditis elegans chromosome I includes the following:
- the W03D8.7 gene encoding BTB domain-containing protein (Confirmed by transcript evidence) — protein MLYGMSFERSRHDLKLKTSDGMHCVMTNKEIVCLASQFFRQHLKDTTTEFTVGRADSVESIDICLTYMITGIYKKPAQFSPKLASEIFALANQWKVLEPKVLKNSIEKHCCEELQKNYEDIMYVCNMLIIAEDAHFTNVQSCCIATLVFYHVRDFIRIIVNGNHPLKSASLNVESS, from the exons ATGCTCTATGGGATGAGCTTTGAAAG ATCCCGCCACGATTTGAAGCTGAAAACATCTGACGGCATGCACTGCGTGATGACAAATAAGGAGATTGTCTGCCTGGCATCTCAATTCTTCCGTCAACATTTGAAGGACACAACGACCGAGTTCACAGTTGGAAGAGCAGATTCAGTGGAGAGCATTGACATT tgtctcACATACATGATCACTGGAATCTACAAAAAACCTGctcaattttctccaaaactcGCTTCAGAGATATTTGCTTTGGCTAATCAATGGAAGGTTTTGGAGCCGAAAGTCCTCAAGAACTCGATTGAAAAGCATTGCTGTGAGGAGTTACAAAAG aactatgAGGATATCATGTACGTGTGCAATATGCTCATCATCGCCGAAGACGCTCACTTTACCAACGTTCAGAGCTGCTGCATTGCCACTTTGGTCTTCTATCACGTACGCGATTTCATTCGGATTATTGTTAATGGG aatcacCCACTGAAGAGTGCTTCTCTCAACGTCGAGAGTTCCTGA
- the W03D8.2 gene encoding Serine/threonine-protein phosphatase (Confirmed by transcript evidence), whose protein sequence is MTSSNEKLPKINHDNEVFALLYKILSSEVQTIKGEDNEKVNQLRVDITISEISQLTDKMKKAFLEQPALLEISNEPITVVADMHGQSIHLLRIFLTNEAPPNQKYLFLGDYVDRGSQSVVVMCLLFCMKHRYPQHVFLLRGNHEDVNTTLNYGFYDECLEQWKNDEGEKVWRMFIDTFNCMPLAAVIGGKVFCAHGGISPWLESLEDINSIERPLVVPPYGLACDLLWSDPAQPERNGWGLSHRGISFTYGKSVVEEFCAKNDIALVIRGHQLFKEMYPQGCVLRFGGRLISLFSALNYEGHKNNSSVLKLEFVGQRVKVKQVLYRCRHYAPLRSNEYLGFRDMKSSSGKNEKRKKGRLESLLG, encoded by the exons atgacTTCTTCGAATGAG aaacttccaaaaatcaacCATGACAACGAAGTTTTCGCGTTGCTGTACAAGATATTGTCATCCGAAGTTCAGACTATAAAAGGAGAAGACAATGAGAAAGTCAATCAACTGAGAGTGGACATTACCATCTCAGAAATCTCGCAGCTCACCGACAAGATGAAAAAAGCGTTTTTGGAGCAGCCAGCTCTCCTGGAAATTAGCAATGAGCCAATCACAGTGGTCGCCGATATGCACGGCCAATCGATTCACCTGCTCCGAATCTTCCTGACAAATGAGGCTCCCCCGAATCAAAAGTACTTGTTCCTCGGGGACTACGTGGACCGTGGATCACAAAGTGTGGTGGTGATGTGTCTTCTGTTCTGCATGAAACATCGCTATCCTCAGCATGTTTTCTTGCTGCGTGGCAATCATGAAGACGTCAATACTACGCTGAACTACGGATTCTATGATGAATGCCTGGAGCAGTGGAAGAACGATGAAGGAGAGAAAGTGTGGAGAATGTTCATTGATACTTTCAATTGTATGCCGTTGGCGGCGGTTATTGGAGGGAAGGTGTTCTGTGCACATGGTGGAATTTCGCCTTGGCTGGAAAGTTTGGAGGATATTAATTCG ATCGAGCGTCCCTTGGTGGTCCCACCGTACGGCCTAGCGTGCGATCTTCTCTGGTCGGACCCGGCTCAGCCGGAACGCAACGGCTGGGGCCTCAGTCACCGTGGAATTTCATTCACTTATGGCAAAAGTGTTGTCGAAGAGTTTTGTGCGAAAAATGACATTGCTCTGGTGATTCGGGGACATCAACTGTTTAAGGAG ATGTACCCGCAAGGATGTGTGCTTCGTTTCGGCGGTCGCCTGATCTCCCTGTTCTCCGCACTGAACTACGAAGGACACAAGAACAATAGCTCCGTGCTCAAGCTTGAATTCGTCGGACAGCGTGTGAAGGTTAAGCAGGTTCTGTACAGATGCCGACACTACGCACCGCTCCGTTCTAATGAGTACTTGGGATTTCGCGATATGAAGTCGTCATCTGGGAAGaatgaaaagagaaagaaaggAAGATTGGAGAGTCTTTTGGGATAG
- the W03D8.1 gene encoding uncharacterized protein (Confirmed by transcript evidence), whose protein sequence is MVLMGKLINFLLLLLLARGAATVDFLKLTDAENAERLEKCGSVELSSYYYSYTTGREKHVVVFVSQNNFIAEADLINETLFKRMNCTSDMKSINNVLEMEKMADYPAELLGECESHSNGMVLGEMFKATKSKNNFYMCLKYDRLDDGALVNTIYNKTLYPGNIVQCKDIKPGTFCLQTYEKVMGMVFFSDQDDKNRTYVMGRTYEKLKTNKDGTAIMKGMYLNQFSDQICKASGICEPPTTTTSTTTEPTTATDPTTTTTTTEATTVTSTTTPAETTTAMKSTKEQVLTTTRKALETTKKPEKPEKPEKPERPEKPEALPQAQDSYCGNVYLCFDEDVFGFASNGNVLVVFGLICLMI, encoded by the exons ATGGTTTTGATGggaaaattaatcaattttctacTCTTGCTTCTGTTGGCTCGTGGAGCAGCTACTGTGGACTTCTTGAAGCTGACGGACGCTGAAAATGCCGAACGACTAGAAAAGTGTGGAAGTGTAGAATT ATCGAGTTATTATTATTCATACACCACCGGAAGAGAGAAACACGTTGTTGTTTTTGtatctcaaaataattttatcgcCGAAGCTGATCTTATTAATGAAACTTTGTTCAAGAGAATGAATTGCACGTCGGA TATGAAGAGTATAAATAACGTGCTCGAAATGGAGAAAATGGCCGATTATCCTGCAGAACTTCTCGGTGAATGCGAATCGCATTCGAATGGAATGGTTCTAGGGGAAATGTTCAAGGCAACAAAGTCGAAGAATAACTTCTATATGTGCCTCAAAT ATGATCGATTAGATGACGGTGCCTTGGTTAATACTATTTACAATAAGACGTTGTACCCCGGAAAT ATTGTCCAATGCAAAGATATAAAACCCGGCACCTTCTGCCTGCAAACTTACGAAAAAGTGATGGGAATGGTTTTTTTCTCGGATCAAGATGATAAAAATCGTACTTATGTTATGGGACGGACCTATGAGAAGCTGAAAACCAATAAAG atggcACTGCAATAATGAAGGGCATGTACCTGAATCAATTCTCTGATCAAATTTGTAAGGCTAGTGGGATTTGTGAACCTCCGACCACTACTACTTCCACGACAACAGAGCCTACCACCGCTACTGATCCTacaaccaccaccaccaccactgaAGCAACAACTGTAACTTCTACAACAACTCCAGCTGAAACTACAACTGCTATGAAATCTACGAAGGAGCAAGTGTTGACGACTACAAGAAAGGCGCTCGAGACTACTAAGAAGCCTGAGAAGCCTGAGAAGCCTGAAAAGCCTGAGAGGCCTGAGAAGCCTGAAGCACTACCCCAAGCGCAAGATTCGTATTGTGGAAATGTGTACCTGTGCTTTGATGAGGATGTTTTTGGATTTGCGAGTAATGGGAATGTTCTTGTGGTTTTTGGTTTAATATGCCTCATGAtataa
- the W03D8.9 gene encoding Membrane transporter protein (Confirmed by transcript evidence): protein MAEGGQSAMEPSAAAPPSDAAPPADAAPSIAPEAGGSQMGAGGQDASIGFVTKTYANYVQDIQQAAEGLRQRATALQQDGPAQIQQMQSQIQSQTQEILSALQETQQPVGLPTSSVVEIFGWSSILLLGAGIASIIGGYVLSPIFGIFIGRGGAAILASLVLPGAGAYYLNAENGSTSATRFQLLVLALAQGILMGHSISYTYLGGQPLGFITPLVIAFAYPLIAGQVGTARAPLLGGAIGAALGVQLVFGIVSGSLSFSYFLLSALYSVASGALLQIANKNMSPPNRHHMYQILLVSSFLFSKALVYGLFGSAEPPKA from the exons ATGGCCGAAGGAGGACAATCCGCAATGGAGCCGAGTGCTGCTGCTCCACCATCTGATGCCGCACCACCTGCTGATGCTGCTCCGTCAATTGCCCCAGAAGCTGGAGGATCTCAAATGGGTGCAGGAGGGCAGGATGCATCAATTGGATTCGTTACGAAGACGTACGCAAATTACGTTCAGGACATCCAACAGGCTGCAGAAG GTCTCCGTCAACGTGCCACTGCTCTTCAACAAGATGGGCCTGCTCAAATCCAACAGATGCAGTCGCAGATCCAATCACAAACCCAGGAGATTCTCTCGGCTCTTCAAGAGACTCAACAACCAGTTGGCTTGCCCACTTCCTCGGTTGTTGAGATCTTTGGATGGTCTTCGATCCTTCTTCTCGGAGCCGGGATTGCCAGCATCATTGGTGGATATGTGCTCTCGCCAATCTTTGGAATATTCATTGGAAGAGGTGGTGCTGCAATTCTCGCCTCTCTTGTTCTCCCAGGAGCCGGTGCATATTATTTGAATGCTGAGAATGGCTCAACTTCTGCCACAAGATTTCAATTGTTGGTTCTGGCCTTGGCTCAAGGAATTTTGATGGGACACTCAATCTCGTACACTTACTTGGGTGGCCAACCACTTGGATTCATCACTCCATTGGTCATTGCATTCGCATATCCATTGATTGCCGGACAAGTTGGTACAGCTCGTGCTCCATTGTTGGGCGGTGCAATTGGGGCTGCTCTCGGAGTTCAGCTTGTGTTTGGAATCGTCTCTGGAAGCCTCTCATTCTCCTATTTCCTATTGAGTGCACTTTACAGTGTTGCTTCCGGTGCACTTCTTCAAATTGCCAACAAGAACATGTCGCCACCAAACAGA caCCATATGTATCAAATCCTCTTGGTCTCCTCGTTCCTCTTCTCGAAGGCTTTGGTCTATGGATTGTTTGGATCTGCTGAACCACCAAAGGCTTGA
- the W03D8.2 gene encoding Serine/threonine-protein phosphatase (Confirmed by transcript evidence) translates to MKKAFLEQPALLEISNEPITVVADMHGQSIHLLRIFLTNEAPPNQKYLFLGDYVDRGSQSVVVMCLLFCMKHRYPQHVFLLRGNHEDVNTTLNYGFYDECLEQWKNDEGEKVWRMFIDTFNCMPLAAVIGGKVFCAHGGISPWLESLEDINSIERPLVVPPYGLACDLLWSDPAQPERNGWGLSHRGISFTYGKSVVEEFCAKNDIALVIRGHQLFKEMYPQGCVLRFGGRLISLFSALNYEGHKNNSSVLKLEFVGQRVKVKQVLYRCRHYAPLRSNEYLGFRDMKSSSGKNEKRKKGRLESLLG, encoded by the exons ATGAAAAAAGCGTTTTTGGAGCAGCCAGCTCTCCTGGAAATTAGCAATGAGCCAATCACAGTGGTCGCCGATATGCACGGCCAATCGATTCACCTGCTCCGAATCTTCCTGACAAATGAGGCTCCCCCGAATCAAAAGTACTTGTTCCTCGGGGACTACGTGGACCGTGGATCACAAAGTGTGGTGGTGATGTGTCTTCTGTTCTGCATGAAACATCGCTATCCTCAGCATGTTTTCTTGCTGCGTGGCAATCATGAAGACGTCAATACTACGCTGAACTACGGATTCTATGATGAATGCCTGGAGCAGTGGAAGAACGATGAAGGAGAGAAAGTGTGGAGAATGTTCATTGATACTTTCAATTGTATGCCGTTGGCGGCGGTTATTGGAGGGAAGGTGTTCTGTGCACATGGTGGAATTTCGCCTTGGCTGGAAAGTTTGGAGGATATTAATTCG ATCGAGCGTCCCTTGGTGGTCCCACCGTACGGCCTAGCGTGCGATCTTCTCTGGTCGGACCCGGCTCAGCCGGAACGCAACGGCTGGGGCCTCAGTCACCGTGGAATTTCATTCACTTATGGCAAAAGTGTTGTCGAAGAGTTTTGTGCGAAAAATGACATTGCTCTGGTGATTCGGGGACATCAACTGTTTAAGGAG ATGTACCCGCAAGGATGTGTGCTTCGTTTCGGCGGTCGCCTGATCTCCCTGTTCTCCGCACTGAACTACGAAGGACACAAGAACAATAGCTCCGTGCTCAAGCTTGAATTCGTCGGACAGCGTGTGAAGGTTAAGCAGGTTCTGTACAGATGCCGACACTACGCACCGCTCCGTTCTAATGAGTACTTGGGATTTCGCGATATGAAGTCGTCATCTGGGAAGaatgaaaagagaaagaaaggAAGATTGGAGAGTCTTTTGGGATAG
- the W03D8.8 gene encoding BAAT/acyl-CoA thioester hydrolase protein (Confirmed by transcript evidence) yields the protein MPIHVDKPDTMQNELIDIVADGLRSNQIYTFRMILKHDYGTHKSEATFQADPAGRIDLKYAKPLRGSYYDADPMGLFLGMKPCEDFAYGGYLRCTPPVPFYYLLELFDSSGTLIDSTYIKKHWMHPKLIRTELEEDFCATLFKPPGDGPFPVVLDISGTGGGIHEHKGAMLASEGFVVLCLAFFQFKYLPQKMEDVDMEYFAKAINYLIDLPFTKNVIGIQGVSFGATIVDLLTTRHGDKIKALVSINGPQVVSDYLFMQENGAPIPHLSHGQVTLEHCQFINGVMCSHRNFQIMTEKLTPETEIPWERIPSDVKIRVIGSVDDLCQPSVHATYYRQRRLKETGHDVEVELVNGGHIMEPPYFPHHELVYAKYQGFYCGYGGEVVLHAKSQEKTWSNTIKFFQKALGNTKKIQDWDRLTVVVPPRKKSKL from the exons ATGCCGATTCATGTGGACAAACCGGACACAATGCAAAATGAGCTCATCGATATCGTGGCAGATGGGCTCCGATCGAATCAGATTTACACGTTTCGAATGAT CTTGAAACATGACTATGGAACTCACAAATCGGAAGCAACATTTCAAGCGGACCCCGCTGGAAGAATCGACTTGAAGTATGCGAAGCCCCTTAGAGGATCTTATTACG ATGCTGATCCGATGGGGTTGTTCCTTGGAATGAAGCCATGTGAGGATTTTGCATATGGTGGATATCTTCGGTGTACTCCGCCAGTTCCGTTTTATTATCTGTTGGA actctTTGATTCATCCGGAACCCTTATCGACTCTACCTACATCAAAAAGCACTGGATGCACCCAAAATTGATACGAACCGAGTTAGAGGAAGATTTCTGTGCGACACTCTTCAAACCTCCCGGTGATGGTCCCTTCCCAGTGGTCCTTGATATTTCAGGAACTGGTGGAGGAATCCATGAGCATAAGGGTGCTATGTTAGCTTCAGAGGGATTCGTTGTATTATGTCTTGCCTTTTTCCAGTTCAAGTATTTACcgcaaaaaatggaagatgTAGATATGGAGTATTTTGCA AAAGCAATCAACTACTTAATTGATCTAccattcacaaaaaatgtgatagGTATACAGGGAGTCTCGTTTGGCGCAACTATTGTGGACTTGCTCACCACAAGACATGGCGATAAG ATCAAGGCCCTGGTCTCCATCAATGGCCCCCAAGTCGTATCTGACTACCTCTTCATGCAAGAAAACGGTGCCCCAATTCCTCATCTCTCCCATGGCCAAGTCACTTTGGAGCACTGTCAATTCATTAATGGAGTCATGTGTTCCCATAGAAACTTCCAGATTATGACAGAAAAATTGACACCAGAAACTGAAATTCCATGGGAACGAATCCCCAGTGATGTCAAAATTCGTGTAATT GGATCCGTGGATGATTTGTGTCAACCATCGGTGCATGCAACGTATTACAGACAGAGAAGACTCAAGGAGACCGGGCATGATGTGGag gttgaACTAGTGAATGGAGGACACATTATGGAGCCACCATACTTCCCACATCACGAACTCGTCTACGCAAAATACCAGGGATTCTATTGTGGATATGGTGGAGAAGTGGTTCTACACGCAAAATCACAGGAGAAGACATGGTCCAATACTATCAAATTCTTCCAAAAAGCTCTTGGAAATACAAAGAAAATTCAGGATTGGGATCGACTGACGGTTGTGGTGCCGCcgagaaaaaagagcaaattgtga
- the Y71F9B.15 gene encoding Glycoprotein (Confirmed by transcript evidence), with the protein MVLLPKCLVFLVFLVTCNGQMLKLTEEQNEKRLKICGRSEKSAYYYDLDGGYRTFMVSPYHFITDLSIIGSKYSMKSCKAENKDISSVINIDKFPARLIGQCKAKPIGAVIGAFSMPRNDYLCIQGKQLVAGDAVRILVKNLYRTGYVVECKIPKSEVFCAEFSHGVSGNVFFAANGDWTFVGYTNRVLNSDKAYDILEIVYINSFRDEICKTTGICDEPMKPTPTVHRPLKKLNAKENTEILKSCGKHGSLTGVWVDRRDQFAIHYISPYHSITDIDLIDESKYTVDKCNKNLLSNMLHTNRPFPAVLLGKCSNPKPGLILGDHHISHTINQHHLCIQKKRLKAGTTVLFKKDIYTSTTEYYNGKIVDCDLPKTSLFCVETDPDAHGIIFLNTKGVADSIVGFLTKVVKMEKGVATHEGVYLQSYAKEICTASGICDLDMKGLAPVPKPVVVPRLTTLPTPAVITTEAKIFTTEAIATTPRAIPPAVVTTEATQPEVATTLPEPSTTSEPLTSAPRMVATTDAPKSTAPATDPPRTTIPPAIVTTEAIPPEVTTTTSESSTAPVPPEPLTSAPSMVATTDPPEATAPATDPPTTMIPPAVVTTEANIITTEATAIIPKTVPPAVITTETTPAEVVTELLETTTAPAPAEALTAAPAPVKEPATPEPTKTQAPVPSEPEVPQAFTQGIDCEKTHLCFDDDIFGSASQFNIILIFIPTVFYLILLFEF; encoded by the exons ATGGTGTTACTGCCGAAATGTCTTGTTTTCTTGGTTTTCCTGGTAACATGCAATGGGCAGATGTTGAAGCTGACCGAAGagcaaaatgagaaaagacTCAAAATCTGTGGGAGATCGGAAAA atccGCCTACTATTACGATTTAGACGGAGGATATCGAACTTTTATGGTGTCGCCTTACCACTTTATTACGGATCTTAGCATTATTGGATCAAAATATAGCATGAAATCTTGTAAAGCAGA AAACAAGGACATCTCTTCGGTAATTAATATCGACAAATTCCCAGCTCGGCTGATTGGTCAGTGCAAGGCAAAACCGATTGGAGCTGTCATTGGAGCTTTCAGTATGCCCAGGAACGATTACTTATGTATTCAAG gAAAGCAACTTGTGGCAGGAGATGCGGTCAGAATTCTAGTCAAGAATTTATATAGAACTGGATAT GTTGTTGAATGCAAAATCCCAAAAAGTGAAGTGTTCTGTGCGGAATTCAGCCATGGAGTCTctggaaatgtattttttgcgGCAAACGGTGACTGGACATTTGTTGGATATACAAATCGTGTGTTGAATAGTGATAAAG cttacGACATCCTAGAGATCGTTTACATCAATTCGTTCCGTGACGAGATTTGTAAAACTACAGGGATTTGTGATGA GCCAATGAAGCCGACTCCAACAGTCCACAGGCCATTAAAAAAGCTTAATGCTAAGGAGAATACGGAGATTTTAAAGAGCTGTGGAAAACACGGGTCACTGACTGGAGTATGGGTTGACCGGAGAGATCAATTTGCCATACACTATATCTCTCCTTACCATTCCATCACTGATATCGATTTGATAGACGAATCGAAATACACAGTGGATAAATGCAA TAAAAACCTGCTTTCCAACATGCTTCACACCAACCGACCATTTCCTGCAGTTCTACTGGGTAAATGTAGTAATCCGAAACCAGGACTAATTCTTGGAGACCATCACATATCACATACGATTAATCAGCATCATTTATGTATACAGA AGAAACGTCTGAAAGCTGGTACAACTGTGTTATTTAAGAAAGATATATATACTAGTACTACTGAATACTACAATGGAAAG ATTGTTGATtgcgatttgccaaaaacttcgCTTTTCTGTGTGGAAACTGATCCAGATGCTCATGgaattattttcttaaataCTAAAGGGGTGGCCGATTCGATCGTTGGGTTCCTCACAAAGGTGGTGAAGATGGAGAAAG GAGTGGCAACTCACGAAGGAGTATATTTACAATCATATGCTAAGGAGATTTGCACAGCTTCTGGAATTTGTGATCT GGATATGAAAGGTTTAGCCCCTGTGCCAAAACCTGTTGTTGTTCCTCGATTGACTACTTTGCCAACTCCAGCTGTGATCACTACCGAAGCTAAGATCTTTACAACAGAGGCAATTGCTACCACACCACGAGCAATTCCTCCAGCTGTCGTAACTACTGAAGCTACCCAACCAGAAGTTGCGACTACACTTCCGGAACCATCAACCACCTCTGAGCCCTTGACCTCTGCTCCAAGGATGGTAGCGACCACGGATGCTCCCAAAAGTACAGCTCCAGCAACGGACCCCCCGAGAACTACAATTCCTCCAGCTATTGTCACTACTGAAGCTATCCCACCAGAAGTTACGACTACAACTTCGGAATCATCGACAGCACCGGTCCCTCCTGAGCCCTTAACATCTGCTCCAAGTATGGTGGCAACCACGGATCCTCCTGAAGCTACAGCTCCAGCAACGGACCCCCCGACAACTATGATTCCTCCAGCTGTCGTGACTACTGAAGCTAACATCATTACAACAGAGGCAACAGCTATTATACCAAAAACCGTTCCTCCAGCCGTCATAACCACTGAAACTACTCCAGCAGAAGTTGTAACCGAACTTTTGGAAACAACGACAGCACCGGCTCCCGCTGAAGCATTGACCGCTGCTCCGGCTCCAGTGAAGGAGCCTGCAACTCCAGAACCTACCAAGACTCAGGCACCAGTTCCTAGTGAACCAGAAGTTCCTCAAGCTTTTACACAAGGCATCGATTGTGAGAAGACGCATCTGTGCTTTGATGACGATATTTTTGGATCTGCAAGTCAATTCAATattattctcatttttattcctACGGTCTTTTATCTAATtctcctatttgaattttaa
- the W03D8.14 gene encoding uncharacterized protein (Confirmed by transcript evidence): protein MASIIRFNILLLLLPFAFCSTTTTEEPDGSNSTEGATTVAGTTVEFTTENTTVIGTTVADTTTLKTTTASTSTAGPTKSSTKTKTTVTARPETKPEARTTTGIQLSRNDIPIDCSDADLCFNENVFGSASNTNFLLSCTFLLIFW from the coding sequence ATGGCCTCAATCATACGATTCAATATACTGCTTCTCTTGCTTCCATTTGCATTTTGTTCAACTACTACAACAGAGGAGCCGGATGGTTCAAACTCCACTGAAGGAGCTACTACTGTAGCCGGGACTACTGTAGAATTTACTACTGAAAATACAACTGTCATCGGGACTACTGTAGCTGACACTACTACGCTGAAAACTACAACCGCTTCAACGAGTACTGCAGGTCCAACTAAAAGCAGCACGAAGACGAAAACGACAGTTACAGCAAGACCGGAAACAAAGCCAGAAGCTAGGACAACAACTGGAATCCAACTTTCCAGAAATGATATCCCAATTGATTGCTCGGATGCTGACCTGTGTTTCAATGAGAATGTATTTGGCTCCGCAAGTAATACGAATTTCCTTTTATCCTGcacttttttattgatattttggtGA